From the genome of Impatiens glandulifera chromosome 9, dImpGla2.1, whole genome shotgun sequence, one region includes:
- the LOC124914949 gene encoding uncharacterized protein LOC124914949: MAVVLGNLYLLLDLSSPRVVYPDRKGRLVPYEVVLNLFKKDPNNHITPVNAYPSLAWKRIESDREIHNQRIGIKANSKVNDVDFESWNDDDSNGNGNGYDEEDEENRFDWEKAMRQRVKEMEEMRELEKKAMELQRQMEEEEGDEEGGEETEEEKRMRVRKELEKVAKEQAERRESAELMFDLGQKAYGKGSYGRAIEFLEGALTIIPRSTLFGGEIQIWLAMAYEANNRHRDCISLYQQLEKTHPSLSIRRQAAELRYILQAPKLKITQEEMVTIPLIGSSYDSYAGTWSDKNKDKDEKKYQSTTNQLSSSRDFLGDFMVWRPPADLGKNSAFWLALTLWIGLVGVALILQR; this comes from the exons ATGGCCGTAGTGTTAGGAAATTTGTATCTCCTACTGGACCTCAGCTCGCCGCGTGTAGTATATCCTGATCGCAAGGGTCGCCTGGTACCGTATGAAGTTGTTCTGAATCTCTTCAAGAAGGATCCAAACAACCATATTACCCCCGTGAACGCATATCCTTCCCTTGCCTGGAAGAGAATAGAATCTGACAGAGAGATTCATAATCAGAGGATCGGTATTAAAGCGAATTCGAAGGTGAACGATGTGGATTTTGAGAGTTGGAACGATGATGATAGCAATGGGAATGGTAACGGGTACGACGAGGAAGATGAGGAAAATAGGTTCGACTGGGAGAAGGCGATGAGACAAAGAGTAAAGGAGATGGAGGAGATGAGAGAGTTGGAGAAAAAAGCGATGGAGTTGCAGAGGcagatggaggaggaggagggagATGAAGAAGGCGGAGAGGAGACAGAAGAAGAGAAGAGGATGAGAGTGCGAAAAGAGCTTGAAAAG GTGGCAAAGGAGCAAGCAGAACGAAGGGAAAGTGCTGAATTGATGTTTGATCTTGGACAGAAGGCTTATGGTAAGGGCTCATATGGACGTGCCATTGAATTCCTTGAAGGTGCCCTCACAATCATTCCCAGGTCAACTTTGTTCGGTGGTGAG ATACAAATATGGTTAGCTATGGCTTATGAAGCTAACAACCGCCATCGCGATTGTATCTCTCTGTACCAGCAATTGGAGAAGACGCATCCTAGTCTCAGCATTAGACGTCAAGCTGCTGAACTTCGCTACATCCTGCAAGCGCCCAAACTCAAGATAACCCAAGAGGAGATGGTCACCATACCTCTCATTGGTTCCAGCTATGATAG CTATGCTGGAACATGGAGCGACAAAAACAAGGACAAAGATGAAAAGAAATATCAGTCGACAACTAACCAGCTTTCATCATCAAGAGACTTCTTGGGGGACTTTATGGTTTGGCGACCGCCAGCGGATCTTGGAAAGAACAGCGCATTTTGGCTTGCCCTGACACTATGGATTGGTTTGGTTGGAGTTGCACTCATTCTTCAAAGATGA